The window CGCATGGCTTTGCCACCCTTACCGAACCAGCTATTGTTCAGTATGCTGTGGATGCCCCCTATCGCCCGGATGATGAACTGGTACTCAGATTTGACGATCCGTTCTTTTCGATCCCATGGCCTGTGTCTAGGCCAGTGACTTCCGAAAAGGATCGCAACGGTGTGTTGTGGGCCCAATTGGATTTTTCGAAAGGATATCCAAGGGTGTCAGAATGAAAATTTTGGTCACTGGTGGGCGAGGGCAGCTTGCGAAAGCTATTGAGAAAGTGGCGTCAGCTTTGGGTATTGATTGTGTGGCGCTGTCAAAAAATACCTTAGATGTGTGCGAGCCCAAGGAAGTGATTGAAGCGCTTACCCACCACTCGCCTGACTTGGTGATTCAAAGCGCCGCGTACACTCAAGTGGACCAATCAGAAACTGAAGCAGGGTTGGCGTATCAGGTGAATGCATTAGGCGCTCGTCATGTTGCCGAAGCCTGTCAATTGGTTGGCGCCAAATTGCTGCACATATCCACGGATTATGTGTTTGGGGCCAGCGAATGGCCAAGGGCTTGGCGAGAAGACGACCCGCCGGCACCTTTGAATACCTACGGATGGTCGAAGCGACTTGGTGAGATTTATGTTCAGGAATCTTCGGCTTCAAGTTGTGTTGTTCGCGTCGCTGGGCTTTTTTCACATCGTCAAGAAAGTTTTGTTGGTAAAATTTTGTCGCGCATCGCAGCTCAGGCGCCACTGATTGTGGTCAAAGATCAGATCACAACACCGACAAACTGTGAACAACTTGCGCTCAGCCTTTTGCAGATTGGCGAATACTGGTGTCAAGGCAATTCGATTCCGGTTTTACTCCATATCGCTGGCGGTCCGCCTGTCAGCTGGTTCGAGTTTGCCCGTCACATTGTGACAAACCATCCTGAACCAGCGTTGCGGACTTGGCCGATTCGTCCCGTGAGTAGTTCTGAAATGGCACTTGTTGCGAGTCGACCAAGCTACTCTGTCCTTGATGATACACTGGCTCGTTCGGTATGCCGTGTGACCCTTCCGGACTGGCGTGTTGGTTTGTCGGAGACAGTGGCAGCGGCGTGGCGGACAGTCTATTTTGATTCACCTCGACAATGACCACACCAGCAACGTGGCCACAACAGTGACACAATTGCCCCGACCAACGCCCCCGAGATATGAGCTTGAGTGGCCACCTCGGCATGAATGAGCGCCTTAACCTGTTCGGAAGCGCCATAAATATATTCCCACGACAATTTGCCAAGCAGTGCGGCGAAAAGTAGGTATCCGACCCAATAACGAGCGCGAATGTCCATGATCGCTGCGGCAGCCAACCAGCCATGTAACACACCGGATAGGCCGACATACCACTTGAGTTCAGGCACAAACAAATAAAGCAAAAACAAATGAATGGGAGCCACAATGGCGATAAAAAGAAGCCAACAACCAGAAGGTGTGACTTGCTCGTGAAAGACTGTCCAGATGACCAACAGCCCGACGCTGTTCAGGAGAACATGCGCCCAGTTGGTGTGTACGAGGTTGGCGGTCCATAATCGCCATACCTCACCATGAGCAATGGCGTCAACATCATAACGGAGTGTCTGTTGCCATTCAGATGGGCAGGTCGCGATACCCACCATGGTCAGTAATAGTAGAAGCACAGGCCAGTGCTGACGAATGAAAGCGCGCATTCGATTCCTTCGTATTGCGAACAGACGCAACATTCTAACTGACGTGCGGAATAAGACAATAATCATTGTGGCGACCTGAGATGCACAAAAATATTGCACTCTCGTAAGCGAGTGGTTATTATACGCGCCGCACGACAGGCGCGTAGCTCAGTTGGTTAGAGCACCACCTTGACATGGTGGGGGTCGTTGGTTCGAGTCCAATCGCGCCTACCAATTTTTTAACAAAAAACGGCATCCGCAAGGATGCCGTTTTTTGTTTGTGGGTCGTACACTTTGGGGGCTGTGTAGGCTTGCCATTACGTTGCTATTTCATCATCATGACGGTGTGGGATATAGACAAAACAAATTGGGAGGATTCTCATGGCAAGTCGATCATCGGTGGGGCGTGCACTTGTCCTTTTTCTTTGCTTTCTTTCATTTGGCATTGCGGCAGCGGAGAAATCACCGAAAAGCTCAGCAAAAAACAAGCAAAAGCAATCGGTTGCACAGTTAATCCAAGGGAAAGCCGCCCACACCGGATTGCTCAACTTTTATCAAAGTCAGGACAATGGGGCTTTACTTCTGGTACTTGAGAAAAGCCAGTTAAGTAGGCCCATTCTGTACTTTGCCCACACGGTAAATGGCACGCCCGATGCGGGCACGGTCAAAGGCCAGTATCGCGAATACAAAGTCATTGAGTTTCGCCGACATTTTGACCGTATTGAAATCGTGGCACCAAATCTCCGGTTTTATCTCGATCCTGATAGTCCCATTGCACGGTCGGCGGGCAGCAACTTGTCTCCTGCGGTACTGGCAAGCCTCAAAATTAAGGCAGAGGACAAGAAGACGGGCCGAATGGCGCTTGAAATAGACAAGGTGTTACTGTCAGAGGCCTTGCACAAAGTTAGCCCATATCCAAACCCAAGTCGTGGAGCCGTCAATAAAAAGCCCAAATTCAAACTCGGGAAATTGAATCAGGCAAAGACAAGGTACGTGGCTTTGCGAAGCTACCCGAAGAATTCGGATGTGGTGGTGGAATATGTTTTTGATAATCCCAACCCTGTGCCTGCCGCCGGGCCCGAAGTGACCGATCCGAGGACGGTGGCCATACGTATTCAACATTCCTTCATTGAGTTGCCGCAGAACAATGGTTTCAAACCGCGCAGAGACGATCCACGTATAGGCTATTTCACGCAACAAAGGACGGATCTTACTTCTGATGATTGGGCGCCGTACAGAGATGTGATCAATCGCTGGCATTTGGTCAAGAAAGATCCGAGTGCGCCTGTTTCGGAGCCGGTTGAACCGATTGTCTTCTGGATCGAAAACACAACGCCTAAAGAATGGCGTGAGACAATTCGTGAAGCGGCGCTTCGATGGAATGAGGCGTTTGAGCTGGCTGGATTTAAAAACGCGATTGTCGTGAAAGTTCAACCCGACGATGCCGACTGGGATGCTGGAGATCTGCGTTACAACGTACTCCGTTGGACGGCTTCACCGCGCCCGATGTTTGGTGGCTATGGTCCGAGTCTGGCTAACCCGTTGACCGGCCAGATACTCGGTGCGGACATTATGCTGGAGTACGTCTATATGAAAAATCGCGCGTTGGTGGATGAATTGTACACAGAAGGCGCCAATGCAGCAGAAATCGGTAACGAAACACAGGGCCTGTATTGTTCCGCAGGCCACTTTTTGCACTCACAATTGCTTTTCGCTGGCGCAGTTCTGGATGCGTCAGGAGCGCCTGCGATTGAAAAGAAAAAATTACTTAAGCAAGCGATGTCGCGACTGATCCTGCATGAGATTGGTCACACATTGGGGCTGAATCACAATATGCGCGCCTCGCAGCTGTGGAATGCCACCGACATTCACGATGCCGCAAAGACCAAAGGCAACGTGACAGCGTCGGTGATGGACTATCCCGCCATTAACATCGCGCCTCCCGGCTTCCAACAAGGCGACTATGTTGACTGGCGGCCAGGCCCATACGACAAATGGGCAATAGAATACGGCTATTCGCCAGCCCTTGATGATCCTGAAGCAGAGGAAGCACGGCTTGAGAAAATATTGTCTCGTTCAACTGAGCCAGCCCTTGCTTTCGGCAATGATGCTGACGATATGCGAGCCCCGGGGAGACATATTGACCCACGCGTCATGATCAATGATTTGTCGAATGAGGCGATAAAATACGGAGCGCAACGGATGGCGCTGATTCGCTCAATATTGCCGTCTC of the Gammaproteobacteria bacterium genome contains:
- the rrtA gene encoding rhombosortase, which codes for MIIVLFRTSVRMLRLFAIRRNRMRAFIRQHWPVLLLLLTMVGIATCPSEWQQTLRYDVDAIAHGEVWRLWTANLVHTNWAHVLLNSVGLLVIWTVFHEQVTPSGCWLLFIAIVAPIHLFLLYLFVPELKWYVGLSGVLHGWLAAAAIMDIRARYWVGYLLFAALLGKLSWEYIYGASEQVKALIHAEVATQAHISGALVGAIVSLLWPRCWCGHCRGESK
- a CDS encoding DUF5117 domain-containing protein; this translates as MASRSSVGRALVLFLCFLSFGIAAAEKSPKSSAKNKQKQSVAQLIQGKAAHTGLLNFYQSQDNGALLLVLEKSQLSRPILYFAHTVNGTPDAGTVKGQYREYKVIEFRRHFDRIEIVAPNLRFYLDPDSPIARSAGSNLSPAVLASLKIKAEDKKTGRMALEIDKVLLSEALHKVSPYPNPSRGAVNKKPKFKLGKLNQAKTRYVALRSYPKNSDVVVEYVFDNPNPVPAAGPEVTDPRTVAIRIQHSFIELPQNNGFKPRRDDPRIGYFTQQRTDLTSDDWAPYRDVINRWHLVKKDPSAPVSEPVEPIVFWIENTTPKEWRETIREAALRWNEAFELAGFKNAIVVKVQPDDADWDAGDLRYNVLRWTASPRPMFGGYGPSLANPLTGQILGADIMLEYVYMKNRALVDELYTEGANAAEIGNETQGLYCSAGHFLHSQLLFAGAVLDASGAPAIEKKKLLKQAMSRLILHEIGHTLGLNHNMRASQLWNATDIHDAAKTKGNVTASVMDYPAINIAPPGFQQGDYVDWRPGPYDKWAIEYGYSPALDDPEAEEARLEKILSRSTEPALAFGNDADDMRAPGRHIDPRVMINDLSNEAIKYGAQRMALIRSILPSLKDKLAKPGKSWQHLLVGFNRLFGEYIYAGVVASRYIGGVYVDRAMVGQAGAAEQPFMAVPLEKQLAAMKLLRDRIFAPDAFDDFLPLVPYLQRQRRGFSDFGKNINPKFEQAVYAAQAAILAHVLHPEVLARLSESRLYGNEYTVNRMLSDLTAAIFDADKKTSVSPMRQRLQLMYVKRLVSLAGLGQKPVNLDPVAQTAAYQQLLALKDIGRYQIDEPATRAHRALIRQIISTAMKKL
- the rfbD gene encoding dTDP-4-dehydrorhamnose reductase, which codes for MKILVTGGRGQLAKAIEKVASALGIDCVALSKNTLDVCEPKEVIEALTHHSPDLVIQSAAYTQVDQSETEAGLAYQVNALGARHVAEACQLVGAKLLHISTDYVFGASEWPRAWREDDPPAPLNTYGWSKRLGEIYVQESSASSCVVRVAGLFSHRQESFVGKILSRIAAQAPLIVVKDQITTPTNCEQLALSLLQIGEYWCQGNSIPVLLHIAGGPPVSWFEFARHIVTNHPEPALRTWPIRPVSSSEMALVASRPSYSVLDDTLARSVCRVTLPDWRVGLSETVAAAWRTVYFDSPRQ